In Streptomyces sp. NBC_00091, the following proteins share a genomic window:
- a CDS encoding long-chain fatty acid--CoA ligase: MSDTQTLIENRPPTVAALFLDRVAATPNAEAYRFPVPAAGPQGGPDDWKSLSWGQAADRVFAIAAGLIGLGLRPEERVALASNTRVEWILSDLGVMCAGGAVTTVYPSTNAEESAFILADSESRVLIAEDAAQLAKARERRADLPDLAHVVVLEAADALPAEGDPEGWVLSLAELEERGKEYLAKHPAAVKERIAAITPDQLATLIYTSGTTGRPKGVRLPHDNWSYMAKATVATGMIHSDDVQYLWLPLAHVFGKVLTSGQIEVGHVTAVDGRIDKIIENLPIVQPTYMAAVPRIFEKVYNGVAAKARAGGGAKYKIFQWSVGVAREYAKVTQDNYRRTGRATAPFGLATKHKIADALVYSKLREAFGGRLRAAVSGASALAPEIGYFFSGAGIHILEGYGLTESSAASFVNPGEAYRTGTVGKPLPGTEVRIADDGEVLLRGPGIMQGYHGQPEKTAEVLESDGWLHTGDIGELSPDGYLRITDRKKDLIKTSGGKYVAPAEIEGQFKAICPYVSTIVVHGADRNFCSALIALDEPAILGWAAENGLEGKTYGQVLAAPETSRLIETYVQTLNEGLQRWQTVKKFRILPRDLDVEHGDLTPSLKLKRPVVEREFKHLIEEMYEGSREA; the protein is encoded by the coding sequence GTGAGCGACACACAGACCTTGATCGAGAACCGTCCGCCCACAGTGGCGGCCCTCTTCCTTGACCGCGTCGCCGCCACGCCGAACGCGGAGGCCTACCGCTTCCCCGTGCCCGCGGCCGGCCCGCAGGGTGGTCCCGACGACTGGAAGTCGCTCAGCTGGGGGCAGGCCGCCGACCGGGTCTTCGCCATCGCCGCCGGCCTCATCGGCCTCGGCCTGCGCCCCGAGGAGCGGGTCGCGCTCGCCTCCAACACCCGGGTCGAGTGGATCCTCTCCGACCTCGGCGTGATGTGCGCCGGCGGCGCGGTCACCACCGTCTACCCCAGCACCAACGCCGAGGAGTCCGCCTTCATCCTCGCGGACTCCGAGAGCCGGGTGCTGATCGCCGAGGACGCCGCCCAGCTGGCCAAGGCCCGCGAGCGCCGCGCCGACCTGCCCGACCTGGCCCACGTGGTGGTCCTGGAGGCGGCCGACGCCCTCCCCGCCGAGGGCGACCCCGAGGGCTGGGTGCTCTCCCTCGCCGAGCTGGAGGAGCGCGGCAAGGAGTACCTCGCCAAGCACCCCGCGGCGGTCAAGGAGCGGATCGCGGCCATCACCCCCGACCAGCTCGCCACCCTCATCTACACCTCCGGCACCACCGGCCGCCCCAAGGGCGTACGCCTGCCGCACGACAACTGGTCGTACATGGCCAAGGCCACCGTGGCCACCGGCATGATCCACTCGGACGACGTCCAGTACCTGTGGCTGCCGCTGGCCCACGTCTTCGGCAAGGTGCTCACCTCCGGCCAGATCGAGGTCGGACACGTCACCGCCGTCGACGGCCGGATCGACAAGATCATCGAGAACCTGCCGATCGTCCAGCCGACCTACATGGCGGCCGTCCCGCGCATCTTCGAGAAGGTGTACAACGGCGTGGCCGCCAAGGCCCGGGCCGGCGGCGGCGCCAAGTACAAGATCTTCCAGTGGTCGGTCGGCGTGGCCCGCGAGTACGCCAAGGTCACCCAGGACAACTACCGCCGCACCGGCCGGGCGACCGCCCCCTTCGGCCTCGCCACCAAGCACAAGATCGCCGACGCGCTCGTCTACTCCAAGCTCCGCGAGGCCTTCGGAGGCCGGCTGCGCGCCGCCGTCTCCGGCGCCTCCGCCCTGGCGCCCGAGATCGGCTACTTCTTCTCCGGCGCCGGCATCCACATCCTCGAGGGCTACGGCCTGACCGAGTCCAGCGCCGCCTCCTTCGTCAACCCGGGCGAGGCCTACCGCACCGGCACCGTCGGCAAGCCGCTCCCCGGCACCGAGGTACGCATCGCCGACGACGGCGAGGTCCTGCTGCGCGGCCCCGGCATCATGCAGGGCTACCACGGCCAGCCGGAGAAGACCGCCGAGGTCCTGGAGAGCGACGGCTGGCTGCACACGGGCGACATCGGCGAGCTCTCCCCGGACGGCTACCTGCGCATCACCGACCGCAAGAAGGACCTGATCAAGACCTCGGGCGGCAAGTACGTCGCCCCGGCGGAGATCGAGGGCCAGTTCAAGGCGATCTGCCCGTACGTGTCGACCATCGTCGTCCACGGAGCCGACCGGAACTTCTGCTCGGCCCTGATCGCCCTCGACGAGCCCGCGATCCTGGGCTGGGCCGCCGAGAACGGCCTGGAGGGCAAGACGTACGGACAGGTCCTGGCGGCGCCCGAGACCAGCCGCCTGATCGAGACCTACGTCCAGACCCTGAACGAGGGCCTCCAGCGCTGGCAGACGGTCAAGAAGTTCCGCATCCTCCCGCGCGACCTCGACGTCGAGCACGGCGACCTCACCCCCAGCCTCAAGCTGAAGCGCCCGGTCGTCGAGCGTGAGTTCAAGCACCTCATCGAGGAGATGTACGAGGGCTCCCGAGAGGCCTGA